Within Sardina pilchardus chromosome 21, fSarPil1.1, whole genome shotgun sequence, the genomic segment TAAACTGCCACAGCAATAAAGAGGAATGGCCAAAGAATTTGTTAGTATTTGTGGGTCTCCGCATCAAGagcttgtgttttgtttgactATGCTGTTGATTGGATCATAAACAGCCATGACAAAACAACCAAATGACCAAATAATGTATCTGTATTTGTTCGTAGAGAACCCACCAtcagtgtggaggggggtgggccTGAGACATCAGACACCACTGCTGAGCCTTCTGGAAGTGTCATGGGCCTAATTCAATGAAACACCGATGAAGGAAGTTGCCTGCTTGATAACCCCAGCGAAATTCTCTAGAATTCTCGTCATGCTGCTGATGTATTTTGCCCACAAAGGTTGCTTTGTGACTTGTTTTGAAGGTTGTTTTGATGGTAACTGTGGGAAATCCCCCAGCTCTAGCACTAAAAACACCTCTCTAGTGTATATCTGAAAAGGAAAGGTGTACCAACGGATTCTCACCCATAGACCCTAAAGTCCAGTTGTTGATTAGCTGACCGGCACAGAAAGCAAAGTCCTGGAAGGTCAGATAGTGCAGCTTCCTCTTCCCCGTCTCAAATCGGTTACTCGCAAAAAACACGATAGCAGCATAGTCCCTGAGAACACACCATAGGAAAATGAATGTATGCAAACCCCAGGAATTACAGAAGAATAGGGCAGGGGAACTCCTGGGTTCACATCAGCATGTGTATTTTATAGCTGTAGAATAATGTGCTcaaatgtataaataaatattatattgtattatatttcCTATAAATGTAGGATGCAGATTCGTGTGTTGTGCTGATAAGCTATGGTATGGGGCTTTAACTATGCTCTATCTACTGGAGACTGGGAGAGAGTCTGTGTTCACAGTTAAGCGTGTGACTATTTTAAGAGAAAAACACTGAAAAATGAGTCATCTTTGTGTGCAGCGAAAACAAGTGCTCTCACTCCTCCACACTTTCCGCCCAGATATTTGAGCAATGCGGAGATCAAAGGTGCTCCTGGTATTTTTGGGGCTCTTCCCGATGCGGCTCTCAGAGGCTCGCCCAGCTCATCTCACCTGGCTAGCGGGTCCGAGAGCAGGAAGTGCTGCCGTATGTTCTCCACCAGAGGGCCTTTGAGCTCCTCCACCACTTTAAACACGCGCTTGAAGTTGTCAAACTGAAagacaacacaaccacacacagtgcttcaaatgaaacaaaacagaaacagaaactggATTCTGTCCCAATTAGCCTTGAAGACTTAGGCTGCTATCTGGCTCCAACAGCAGTGGCTTGCTCTAACCTGTCGTCTGCAGCTCTTCAGTGTGATGCCCGTCTTCGCGCTGATGTCATCCAGGTCCTTCTTGGTTCCTTTGGAAAGCTTTTTGCCCAGCACTTCTCTCGCAAAAGCGTCATCAAAGGCATAGTAcctgaaataaacaaataatcagTTGCCCACAGAGCTGAAAGCCCTTTGTATTCCTCACACCTATATTGTCAGTTTCAGACACCAAAAGGGTTCTGTTCTTTTTGCCAGTCTACTTTCATCTCCTAAAAGTTGAAGGCTATTTTCCCCAAAGAATACACTGATACCTGCTACTTGTTTACTTGATTGCTGAAATGCTAACAGTGGAGCAGGAATGTGCAGCCATAcacaaggtgcctctcattcgtgttttatacatcctcccttccttcctcgggcctcttcctcactgatctacataaagaatgatggggcggcaacaatgggatagtctatctagtgttagttatagatcagtgggaacgagcctggaggaccgagcatcgaagATCTAgtagggatgttgagaggcacccactgagCAACAAAAACGTTATGGTCACTCACTGATGAAACAATTGATGCTGATTAGCTTGTAATCGCACTTGTCTAGGTCTGGGAAATATTTCATAGAAAGGAAGCAGTCTGCTGTCATAGTCAATTTACAGGAAGTAGGACAAAATAGCAGAGACCTAATCAAGTTCTCTGCATTAATCAACAGTGGCCCAAAGAGGCACAGACCACAAGCTAACAGCAAGATGTTGATCTTCCCCTAGGCTCATGTATGCGGAAGGGGAATGAAGGTTATACTACATGTCTGGACTGGACTAACAGAAGGGCTCCTGCTACACAAGTCACAGGACATTTTGATGATAGTTATGCAAAGAATGTGTCACAACATACAGTGTAACTCACCCTGCTGCATAGGCGCAAGCTGGTCACAGTGCTCATGCCAACATGATCTATTATTGTACAGTGGTGATCAGTGATCAGAACTGGCCCTAACAGAAGACAGTCAGCATGCAAAAGACAATGACAGCATATTAAGCAGGAGGTCACAATGTGTTGACCCACCGATCTATAGGGGCTATGATGTTCACTGAAGGAAGGGGCACCTGGCCTTGGCTAACTACATCAAGATAAGGAACAGATAATGGATCATGCTCAACAACATTTCTACACCACTTTGTACAAGGCAACATAGTGAGATGAACATGCTTTTAAACCCTTGAAACATAAATGCCATCAATTAGAATTTCAAACCTGTCGATAAGCATGGCCTGGCGGTCAGGTGGAATCTGGAACAAGAGCTGATTGGCCAATTTGGCAGGGATGTGCAAAAGGCGCTCGCACATTTGGAAGGTCCTGAACTGATCCATGGTGTCACTCAGTAGTACTTCAGCACTGGCCTCGTACTCCTCCAGCACACCTCCTTCCATTCGCACCCTCACGGCATCATTCACTGTAATATAAGGTGAGCTTTGACACATCCCAGAAAATCACGCAGAGTGACATGTAACTATGCATCATGTGTGGTAACGTACCTGTGTATCCATTCAGCCATAACTGATAGACCTCCTTATCCATTATAGTTGTGTTCCCAACGAAAACATCGAGTTCTACAGACATGGTGGCTGTAGCTTTATCAGACAGGGACTATAGCTCGAAGGACTGGtatcaatgaatgaatgtatgttACCGTTAGTTATAGCTGCTAGTGGTATCAGAACCAAGCTCGGAGTACTGTTTGTTTGGTTGCCAGATCCACTGTTTTGGCACAAGTTTATGGCTTCCCTACAACTCAAGCAAACGAAGAGCGACAAAAGACACGTTACAACGACTAACATGAGGAACTCCAGCCATCGGAACagcaacacagaatgataaCTTATAATTAAAATCGTTAGTTAGCAATATAACTTGCTTACGTTCAACtagcaagctaacgttagctggtatgacatccgctttaaccctctctgatgacATCTGTTCACAAACAAGGCATTTTAGAGCCTCGTTGAGTAAAATCTACGCGTATGTAATATGCCTTCAACGAAATACAGCACAAATTCTATAACTACCGAGTCAATATTCTACTACAATGTTTCGTTTGatattttaaataaacaacacCATTTCCATGTTTCCGCGTTCGACGTAttaaatggccatttttgttGACGTCATCTCACGTGACCTTTAAGGAGCGCATTATTTCCGATTATGTCATACAATTTCTTATCGACAGATTACAAAAATGCACAGATTACCTATGACCAAACCAAACTGTAATGTATCTgtaaattatttttactttctcTTGATATCCCCTATAATGGTAaaaggtgatgatgatgatgataataataataatcataataatcataatcatattgCATATCTTCTTATCTTTCTCCTTtgcttttttacattttctcttTAATCATTTTGTGGTGCATGAATGTCAAATAAATGAGCTCTTGATATGTGAGAGTGTATGGGTGCTCTACCACCAATTGTTTTCCTGGATCGCTGATGTAGATACCACTCCCTAGATTTGCACTACCCATTAAATTGTAGGCCTAAAACTAGCCTActtgctataggcctacatgtttatCTTTATggaatttagcagatgcttttgtccaaagtgacttacaaaatagttttgaaaaatgtggttaacacaacataacaacacaaagttaacacaaaacaacaacattaaaaaTTAAATAGCCTAATAACAATAATGTCAGTGTAATATCAACGGTCgataatgaaaataaaccaaCAATAACCCATACCACTTAATTAAGTGTAAGCTGAACAACTCTTGAAAGACCCATAGCTATCACAGGAGCACAGAGTACTGGGCAACTCGTTCCACCAATGAGGAACCACCTAGGAAAAGATTCTTGAACTTGACCGAGCATTTATGGCTGGTCGACACAACAGACCGCAGTGGGCAATTGGGGACGTTCATATGACACTGGATACAATCATAATGGAGCCTCAGTGCAGCCACCAACAAAAACATGAAACTAAGCGGCAGACTTTAGATAAAACAGTTTGAAATTCATTTTCCAAGTGCATACAATTTAGGGCATGGTCAACTTGGCAGGTGAAGGCTATCTAAACAAACCCTTATGAATATTTTTTATTCAACCACTTCTTGTTATCTACTCTAAAATTCTATCAAGTGTCCCTATTCATGGCATAAACCAACATACATAAGAAACCTTTTAAAATCTACCCACTATAACAACAAAGTCTGTTTTGGTTTAATTGGTGATTT encodes:
- the fibpa gene encoding fibroblast growth factor (acidic) intracellular binding protein a, translating into MSVELDVFVGNTTIMDKEVYQLWLNGYTVNDAVRVRMEGGVLEEYEASAEVLLSDTMDQFRTFQMCERLLHIPAKLANQLLFQIPPDRQAMLIDRYYAFDDAFAREVLGKKLSKGTKKDLDDISAKTGITLKSCRRQFDNFKRVFKVVEELKGPLVENIRQHFLLSDPLARDYAAIVFFASNRFETGKRKLHYLTFQDFAFCAGQLINNWTLGSMDNLAEDMDVDLDKEFLQDLKDLKILITDKDLLDQHKSLVCTALRGKTKVLNEMEANFKNLSRGLVNIAAKLTNTKDVRDFFIDLVEKFIEPCRSDRWTTVDMALYLTHYTNSAHMLDSFRHQTVWNRYMGVIKSCILRMYHD